A window from Megalobrama amblycephala isolate DHTTF-2021 linkage group LG9, ASM1881202v1, whole genome shotgun sequence encodes these proteins:
- the slc39a7 gene encoding zinc transporter Slc39a7, producing MWTFSKSLLLLTVGIIMSQQTRAHSHHHHGHSHGDGGCHGHSHGGVKMHHGASKWSAEANLPHDKEEHHGHTHDHGHDHGHAHDHGHAHDHGHAHDHGHAHDHGHAHDHGHTHDHGHIHDHGSERLKRDVEAGRRNMVELWMQAIGATLLISAAPFLILFLIPVQSNTDQHQKLLKVLLSFASGGLLGDAFLHLIPHALEPHSHHGQSHSSDESHVHSSGNEESHGHSHGGSHGHMMSVGLWVLAGIVAFLVVEKFVRLLKGGHSHSHSHAAPKAKDSDEEDDKKREKGKKDQVHSNKKPVEKTVETSSDIKVSGYLNLAADFTHNFTDGLAIGASFLVGPAVGAVTTITILLHEVPHEIGDFAILVQSGCTKRKAMCLQLLTAIGALAGTACSLLAEGVGAAATAWILPFTAGGFVYIATVTVLPELLVGRSSFWQSMLEILALLFGVGMMVLIAEYE from the exons ATGTGGACCTTCAGTAAATCTCTATTGCTGCTCACTGTTGGGATCATAATGTCCCAGCAGACACGCGCTCATTCCCACCATCATCACGGACACTCCCATGGTGACGGTGGTTGCCACGGTCACTCGCATGGTGGGGTGAAGATGCATCATGGGGCAAGCAAATGGAGTGCTGAAGCTAATCTGCCCCATGACAAAGAGGAGCATCATGGACACACACACGATCATGGACACGACCACGGACACGCACACGACCACGGACACGCACACGACCACGGACACGCACACGACCACGGACATGCACACGACCACGGACACGCACACGACCATGGGCACACACATGATCATGGACACATACATGATCATGGATCTGAGCGTTTGAAAAGAGATGTGGAAGCAGGGAGACGGAACATGGTTGAGCTTTGGATGCAG GCAATTGGAGCCACCCTGCTCATCAGTGCTGCACCCTtcctcatcctcttcctcaTTCCAGTGCAGTCAAACACGGACCAGCACCAGAAACTACTCAAAGTGCTCTTGAGTTTTGCATCTGGTGGTTTGCTTGGAGATGCATTCCTTCATCTCATTCCTCATGCGCTGG AACCTCATTCTCATCACGGTCAATCACACAGCAGCGATGAGTCACATGTTCACTCAAGCGGTAATGAGGAGTCACATGGTCACTCCCATG GAGGTTCCCATGGTCACATGATGTCAGTTGGTCTGTGGGTTCTGGCTGGCATTGTTGCATTTCTAGTGGTTGAGAAATTTGTTCGTCTTTTGAAGGGAGGACACTCGCACTCTCACTCTCATG CTGCTCCAAAGGCAAAGGATAGTGATGAAGAGGATGACAAGAAAAGagagaagggaaaaaaagatcAAGTTCACTCCAATAAGAAACCCGTAGAGAAAACTGTAGAGACGAGTTCTG ATATTAAAGTGTCTGGTTATCTGAACCTGGCTGCTGATTTCACCCACAATTTCACGGATGGTCTTGCAATTGGAGCGTCATTCCTGGTTGGTCCAGCAGTTGGTGCTGTTACCACCATCACCATCCTCTTACATGAAGTACCACATGAGATTGGAGACTTTGCAATTCTTGTCCAATCAGGCTGCACAAAGAGGAAG GCCATGTGTCTTCAGCTTCTCACCGCCATTGGTGCGCTAGCTGGAACTGCCTGCTCCTTATTGGCTGAAGGTGTGGGTGCTGCGGCCACAGCCTGGATCCTTCCCTTCACCGCCGGAGGCTTTGTTTATATCGCAACCGTCACGGTTCTCCCAGAGCTGCTGGTTGGACGGTCTAGTTTCTGGCAATCAATGCTGGAGATCCTAGCTCTGCTGTTTGGAGTAGGAATGATGGTGCTGATCGCTGAGTACGAGTGA